In Bombina bombina isolate aBomBom1 chromosome 6, aBomBom1.pri, whole genome shotgun sequence, a single genomic region encodes these proteins:
- the LOC128662302 gene encoding P2Y purinoceptor 6-like: protein MHSSPLSSSPNSSVPPSTPSAASPCHLDESYKHIFLPTCYLFTFVLSLGLNSVVLTRCLRRPWNSSLIYMFNLALSDLMYGLSLPFLIASYISQDRWLFGDPMCRLVRFLFYFNLYCSIFFLTCISFHRYLGICHPMRSMRLESLRWVRATCLLVWTLVFAMTSPILLFARTGPLEGLDDGVTCWDDALDSDLHRYMPYGMFLHVAGFFLPFSVIAWCYSRVVRTLCRTIRGGVVPGPVPGVAQRRKSIRTIVTITLLFALCFLPFHVTRTMFLALRAGGAALGGCRALGVVAVCYKVTRPLASANAWLNALLYFITKEPCGWGQKNKKGEELKGKKIMKKGQTQNRQVFGNIYPTFP from the coding sequence ATGCACTCCTCTCCTTTATCCTCTTCCCCCAATTCCTCTGTTCCCCCATCCACACCCTCTGCAGCATCTCCATGTCATCTGGATGAGTCCTACAAGCACATTTTCCTGCCCACCTGCTACCTCTTCACCTTCGTACTCAGCCTGGGACTGAACTCTGTTGTTCTGACGCGTTGCTTACGTCGACCATGGAACTCATCTTTGATTTATATGTTCAACTTGGCACTCAGTGACCTAATGTATGGCCTCTCACTGCCATTCCTCATTGCCAGCTACATCTCCCAGGACCGATGGCTCTTTGGAGACCCCATGTGCCGCCTGGTTCGCTTCCTCTTCTATTTCAATCTCTACTGCAGCATCTTCTTCCTCACCTGTATTTCTTTCCACCGCTACCTTGGCATCTGCCACCCTATGCGCTCCATGCGCTTGGAGTCTCTTCGTTGGGTGAGGGCTACTTGTTTGCTGGTTTGGACTCTGGTCTTTGCCATGACCTCTCCTATTCTCCTTTTTGCAAGGACAGGACCCCTGGAAGGACTAGATGATGGAGTAACATGTTGGGATGATGCTCTGGATTCAGACCTTCACCGCTATATGCCCTATGGGATGTTCCTGCATGTAGCAGGCTTCTTTCTTCCATTTTCTGTTATTGCCTGGTGTTACTCCAGAGTGGTACGCACACTGTGCCGGACCATTAGGGGTGGTGTGGTTCCAGGGCCTGTACCAGGTGTGGCCCAGAGGCGTAAATCTATTAGGACCATTGTTACCATCACCCTTCTTTTTGCTCTTTGCTTCCTGCCTTTCCATGTGACACGCACTATGTTTCTGGCCCTCAGAGCTGGTGGTGCTGCACTTGGTGGGTGCAGGGCTCTGGGGGTGGTGGCTGTCTGCTACAAAGTCACCAGGCCCCTGGCTAGTGCAAATGCCTGGCTCAATGCCCTTTTATACTTCATCACTAAGGAGCCCTGTGGCTGGGGTCAGAAGAACAAAAAGGGAGAAGAGCTAAAGGGAAAAAAGATTATGAAAAAGGGACAAACACAAAATAGACAGGTTTTTGGCAACATCTACCCAACATTTCCTTGA